AAAGACATTTCAACCGTGATGCGATAGTGTTGTACAAGTGGATTTATTGCTTGGTTTTTATAACCCCTTTCCTTTTTATTATTATGCATTAGCGCCTTGTAATAGAAGATTTCTCACAATCAGATTTGAAGTGAGTCTACATAAGTCAAAAGATGGTTGGACATTGTTGTCCAAAACGTTATGTTCGATATACTCCACCAGAATTCATCGTTTATCTGTGGTCATATGCTCTTTTACCAATTGTTTATTCATTTTATATTATATTTATTTCCTGCTCATAGTCCGTTTCACGAGCAATATATGGTCCCTTTGCCCACCGTTGATCTAATCTTGGGTACTTTAAATGCATGTTCGTCATGGTTTACTTAGGCATGTGCAAATtgatacgtgcgttgcacgtgcaagcttactagtctAGACAAGAAGAACAAGACAGCTGACGCGCACAGGGAGAGGGGGGAAAGAGAAGAAACACAACAACTTTCAAGGAAACGCATGCCGGCGGGAGAGAGATGATCGGACGGACGGACGGGCGGACAGACGTGTCATGCGCCACGCGAATAGCTCCATGTGCAGTGCGGTGGCACTTGCTCTGTCACTACCGGTCGATCTGAACAAAACGTTTGGCATGTCCCGAGACGTGCCACGCCTGCATGCCGGGCCAGCGGCGTGGCACTTGTCATGTCACACGCGCTTGGGGCTGGTACAGGTATCCTGATTAGCGCATCCCAATGTCGAGccttaataaaaaataaaaaggacaCAATATTTGTCGACCGTATGGAGCCGGTTATCCAACACTGTCCCAAAACGTCTGCCAATACTAACCTAAAAGATCAGCTAACATATTTCGTATAGTTTACATTGAAGAAAAATAATAACGAAACATGGCCGGGTGGATCAGATCGTGGGAGGAAGAAGGCAGTTGAGAGGTGGAAGACGACGTGTGAGCCGTTGGATGAAGATCCAACGACAGAAAAAAGAAGTGACTGGTGCTTGATATATTTTCAGGTATCTGAGGTTTAGTCGCCCCCCTACAACAAGGTAAATCATCAGCGTTGATCAGTTTAGCTAGGTTTCTGTGACTGGCATGGCCTCTTGGGCTTAACCGATCAGTCTTGTGTGTTCTCGCGGCTCATGCACTTCTTCCAGAGCTCACAGGGGACAGTAGCAAGCTCGGGGCCGGCGATCTGCCGGATCTCTCCATGACCAGGTGCGGTGACCAAGTGCCACTGCAGCTTCGACGCCTAGCTCGACTAAACGCACGAGGTGGACGTGGCTAATTAACCGGAGGTTGACACTGCTAGCTAAGTCGCCGCTGGAATCTCGACGGCGTTGGTCGACGGGATTCGTCTGTGTCTTGTGTCCCTCCCCCACTCGCCCTACCCAAACTCCCAAGCACACAGTCAGTCAACCCCTGCAAAGTCAGTCaaccccgctcctcctcctcctcttctgcgACTATGGGTCTGATTGGTTGGATATTAGTATggtcaagccaaagtgtggctagccATACAAGTATGGCTGTGAAATTAGACGCCAAACTTTGGCAAAAGTTGACAAAaaaaattatctctatgataaatgggCCATGTGGGCAATAAAATATGGCAAACCAAAGTGTGGCAAAAACCAAACACATACCAATTAAACTGTGGCTGCTAAATTTTGGTTTGGCAAACTGTGGCTGAGAACCAAACAGCCCTTATATAAACGCAACCGCGCCGATGACCAAAACCCAAATACATCAGTCAGTCAATTACTCCATGCAAGCTCGTGGCATGTCGCAGCAACgccgccgcagcgccgccgccgccgcgctgctggCGCTGGCGGTGCTGCTGGGGACGTCGCCGCCCGACGCAGCGGCTCAACAAGGTCCGTCCTGGCGGCCCCTCGTGGCGCGTGTCAACAAGGACGCCGCCACCTCCCTCTACACCATCGCCATCAAGGACGGAGGAGGGCCGCTCCTCCTCGAACTCGCCGGCCCAATGCTCTGGGTCGCCAACTGCCCCTGCACGCACTGGGCCATCGGGTGCGGCGGCAGCCACTGCGACGGCTTCCGCAATATGTTCACCCCGGATGCCTGTGATAGTGCAGAATGGCCGGCGCAGGGGCAGGACACGTGCATCTGCACCGCCTTGCCGTACAACCCGGTCGACGGGCGCTGCGTCGCCGCCCAAGCCACCACCATCTCGATCGCTGCCAACACCACGGACGGCAAGAACCCGCTCTCCCCGGTGACCTTCCCCGTCGTCGGGTCCTGCGCGCCGGGGGATTTCCTGGCCTCGCTCCCGGCGGGCGTGGCCGGCGTCGCCGGGCTCGCGAGGCTGCGTAACTCTCTGCCGTTGCAGGTCGCGCAGTGGTACAGCCTGAAGCAAGAGTTCGCGTTGTGCCTGCCCAGGGGCGGGGACGGCGTGGCCGTCTTCGGCGGCGGCCCGTTCCAGCTCCTGGCCGCGCCGACCGTGGAGCTCGCCGACAGCCTCCGCAAGAAGCCTCTCCCGTTCCTCTTCAACCCCAAAAACCGCGCCTACTACTTCACCATCACCGGCATCGCCGTGAACCAGCAGCGCGTGCCCACGCCGCCCGGCGCCT
The Triticum dicoccoides isolate Atlit2015 ecotype Zavitan chromosome 3A, WEW_v2.0, whole genome shotgun sequence genome window above contains:
- the LOC119270238 gene encoding chitinase CLP-like; translated protein: MQARGMSQQRRRSAAAAALLALAVLLGTSPPDAAAQQGPSWRPLVARVNKDAATSLYTIAIKDGGGPLLLELAGPMLWVANCPCTHWAIGCGGSHCDGFRNMFTPDACDSAEWPAQGQDTCICTALPYNPVDGRCVAAQATTISIAANTTDGKNPLSPVTFPVVGSCAPGDFLASLPAGVAGVAGLARLRNSLPLQVAQWYSLKQEFALCLPRGGDGVAVFGGGPFQLLAAPTVELADSLRKKPLPFLFNPKNRAYYFTITGIAVNQQRVPTPPGAFDLERRGQGGAAFSTVTPYTALRWDVYWPLRNAFDAATSGIARADKVAPFDMCYQASELAMTSVGYAVASIDLMLDGGQNWTLPGASSLVQVNDRTVCFAFVQTDSSVPAHAESPAVILGGHQLENNLLMFDLDKDTFAFSGLLLGIGTTCSNFDFSIGSS